The proteins below come from a single Pseudarthrobacter sp. SSS035 genomic window:
- a CDS encoding ubiquitin-like protein Pup, with the protein MAGQEQQKPQSHDSQVEDEIPEAPPAAPEAQASAATQGVDDLLDEIDGVLESNAEEFVRAFVQKGGQ; encoded by the coding sequence ATGGCAGGCCAGGAGCAGCAGAAGCCACAATCACACGACAGCCAGGTCGAGGACGAGATCCCGGAGGCGCCTCCGGCAGCCCCGGAAGCCCAGGCATCGGCTGCCACCCAGGGCGTCGACGACCTCCTGGACGAAATCGACGGCGTACTGGAGTCCAACGCCGAGGAGTTCGTCCGCGCCTTCGTCCAAAAGGGCGGCCAGTAA
- the dop gene encoding depupylase/deamidase Dop, whose translation MTAAPERAGGGALPAGGAMRVMGAETEYGIHAPSAPGANATMMSARVVQAYAQVTRQRAAGGAETRWDYTDEEPLHDARGWTLERASAHPSQLTDQPPVLDAEAVALAYGREELELDGEDESGSLLMNMVLGNGARLYVDHAHPEYSSAEVTNPRDAVIWDAAGDLVALAAVRRLAADPELPPVNLYKNNTDNKSVSYGSHENYLMPRSVPFGDIVRGLTPFFVTRQIICGAGRVGLGQDSSTPGYQISQRADFFEAEVGLETTIRRPIINTRDEPHATADKYRRLHVIIGDANLSQSSNYLKFGTTAMVLSLIEAGLAPKVEVHEPVAALQAVSHDTSLTAKLRLLDGRRVTALDLQWIYHEAAAKLAQDTGVADAVDGDGHTHGVLERWAATLTQLDSDRNAAASSVEWLAKLSLLEGYRNRDNLAWGDARLGLVDLQWADIRPEKGLYYRFLARNRMQRIVDDGAIAAAMTEPPSDTRAFFRGRCISSFGKDVVGASWDSVIFDVPGYGRLQRVPTREPLRGTKALTGGLFARHRTAGPFLAELLGHNTAPPAA comes from the coding sequence GTGACGGCAGCCCCGGAACGCGCCGGCGGGGGAGCGCTCCCGGCCGGCGGGGCCATGCGCGTCATGGGGGCGGAAACGGAATACGGCATCCACGCCCCGTCCGCTCCCGGAGCCAACGCCACTATGATGTCCGCCCGCGTTGTCCAGGCTTATGCCCAGGTGACGCGGCAAAGGGCAGCGGGAGGGGCAGAGACCCGCTGGGACTACACCGACGAGGAGCCCCTCCACGACGCCCGTGGCTGGACCCTGGAAAGGGCCTCGGCCCACCCCAGCCAGCTGACAGACCAGCCGCCGGTACTCGACGCCGAAGCGGTGGCGCTTGCCTACGGCCGCGAGGAACTGGAACTGGACGGTGAGGACGAGTCCGGCAGCCTCCTGATGAACATGGTCCTAGGCAACGGAGCGCGCCTGTACGTTGATCATGCCCACCCGGAGTACTCCAGTGCCGAGGTGACCAACCCCCGCGATGCGGTGATCTGGGATGCAGCCGGGGACCTCGTCGCGCTGGCGGCCGTCCGCCGCCTGGCCGCGGATCCCGAACTGCCCCCGGTCAACCTGTACAAAAACAATACGGACAACAAATCCGTGTCCTACGGCTCCCACGAGAACTACCTCATGCCACGCTCGGTACCCTTCGGGGACATCGTGCGGGGGCTAACGCCGTTCTTCGTCACGCGGCAGATCATCTGCGGCGCCGGGAGGGTGGGCCTGGGGCAGGACAGCTCCACGCCCGGGTACCAGATCAGCCAGCGCGCAGACTTCTTCGAGGCGGAGGTGGGCCTGGAAACCACCATCCGGCGTCCCATCATCAACACCCGGGATGAGCCGCACGCCACCGCCGACAAATACCGGCGCCTGCATGTGATCATCGGTGACGCCAACCTGAGCCAATCCTCGAACTACCTCAAGTTCGGCACCACTGCCATGGTCCTGAGCCTGATCGAGGCCGGGCTGGCGCCCAAGGTTGAGGTGCACGAACCCGTCGCAGCCCTCCAGGCCGTCAGCCACGATACGTCGCTGACAGCCAAACTCAGGCTGCTGGACGGGCGCCGTGTAACGGCCCTGGACCTGCAATGGATATACCACGAGGCGGCGGCCAAGCTGGCCCAGGACACCGGCGTTGCAGATGCCGTGGACGGGGACGGCCATACGCATGGCGTGCTGGAACGCTGGGCTGCCACGCTGACCCAGCTCGATTCCGACAGGAACGCGGCGGCCAGCTCCGTGGAATGGCTGGCCAAACTCTCCCTTCTCGAGGGATACCGGAACCGCGACAACCTTGCCTGGGGTGACGCGAGGCTCGGCCTTGTGGACCTCCAGTGGGCAGACATCAGGCCGGAGAAGGGACTGTATTACCGGTTCCTGGCACGGAACCGCATGCAGCGGATCGTCGACGACGGTGCCATCGCCGCAGCGATGACCGAACCGCCGTCGGACACGCGTGCCTTCTTCCGCGGACGCTGCATCAGCAGCTTCGGCAAGGACGTCGTGGGGGCCAGCTGGGACTCGGTCATCTTCGATGTACCGGGCTACGGCCGGCTTCAGCGCGTGCCGACCCGGGAGCCCCTGCGCGGCACCAAGGCCCTCACGGGAGGGCTCTTTGCCCGCCACCGGACGGCAGGTCCGTTCCTCGCCGAGCTTTTGGGGCATAACACCGCTCCGCCTGCGGCGTAA
- the arc gene encoding proteasome ATPase produces the protein METPNQDSGRTPAEQSAANELTAAERQANVLRDKLRHIDRQLAAATQNNAKLVSMLEAAKAEILRLKNALDQEGQPPYSFGTVLQLNPRRLPSAGNSGQAATEESVDIFNAGRKMRVGISPLVNISQLAVGQEVLLNEALLVVAGLGYERAGELATLKEMLGTDRALVVGRADEERVIRLSGALLTEKLRVGDALSIDSRTGYALEKVPRSEVENLVLEEVPDITYEDIGGLGPQIEQIRDAVELPFLHPDLYREHGLKAPKGILLYGPPGCGKTLIAKAVANSLAARAAERSGNVDLKSYFLNIKGPELLDKYVGETERHIRLIFSRAREKASDGSPVVVFFDEMDSLFRTRGTGISSDVETTIVPQLLSEIDGVERLDNVIVIGASNREDMIDPAILRPGRLDVKVKIQRPDAEAAADIFNKYITTDLPFHESDLAEHNGDVQLTVDAMVQRTVEAMYSTEKSNEYLEVTYANGDTEMLYFKDFNSGAVVQNVVDRAKKYAIKDLLTLHQKGLRIEHLLRAVVDEFREHEDMPNTTNPDDWARISGKKGERITYIRTIVQGKAGQEPGKSIETMPNTGQYL, from the coding sequence ATGGAGACGCCGAATCAGGACTCCGGACGTACACCGGCGGAGCAGTCGGCCGCCAACGAACTGACGGCTGCGGAGCGGCAGGCCAATGTCCTCCGCGACAAGCTCAGGCACATTGACCGCCAGCTTGCGGCCGCCACGCAGAACAACGCGAAGCTGGTCAGCATGCTGGAAGCGGCCAAGGCCGAGATTCTGCGTCTGAAAAATGCCCTGGACCAGGAGGGCCAGCCCCCGTACAGCTTCGGCACCGTCCTGCAGCTCAATCCCAGGCGGCTGCCGTCAGCGGGCAACAGCGGCCAGGCTGCCACCGAGGAATCGGTGGACATTTTCAACGCCGGCCGGAAGATGCGGGTGGGCATCAGCCCCCTGGTCAACATCAGCCAGCTGGCGGTCGGCCAGGAGGTCCTCCTCAACGAGGCACTGCTGGTTGTTGCCGGCCTCGGCTATGAACGCGCCGGTGAACTCGCCACCCTCAAGGAAATGCTTGGAACGGACCGCGCACTGGTGGTGGGGCGGGCGGATGAGGAGCGTGTCATCAGGCTCTCCGGAGCCCTGCTCACCGAAAAGCTCAGGGTGGGGGACGCACTGTCCATCGACTCGCGCACCGGTTACGCCCTCGAAAAAGTGCCGCGCTCCGAAGTGGAGAACCTGGTCCTCGAAGAAGTCCCCGACATCACGTACGAGGACATCGGCGGCCTTGGTCCGCAGATCGAGCAGATCCGGGACGCAGTGGAACTGCCGTTCCTGCACCCGGACCTCTACCGCGAGCATGGGCTGAAAGCCCCGAAGGGCATTCTGTTGTACGGTCCGCCAGGGTGCGGCAAGACCCTGATTGCGAAGGCTGTTGCCAACTCCCTCGCCGCCCGCGCCGCGGAGCGCTCCGGCAATGTGGACCTGAAGAGCTATTTCCTCAACATCAAGGGTCCGGAGCTTCTGGACAAGTACGTGGGCGAGACAGAGCGCCACATCCGCCTGATTTTCTCCCGGGCCCGGGAGAAGGCCTCTGACGGCAGCCCCGTAGTGGTTTTCTTTGACGAAATGGATTCGCTGTTCCGGACGCGTGGAACCGGGATCTCCTCCGATGTCGAGACCACCATCGTTCCGCAGCTGCTGAGTGAGATCGACGGCGTGGAGCGGCTGGACAATGTCATTGTTATCGGTGCATCCAACCGCGAGGACATGATCGACCCCGCAATCCTCCGCCCCGGCCGCCTGGACGTGAAAGTCAAAATCCAGCGCCCCGACGCGGAGGCCGCGGCCGATATCTTCAACAAATACATCACCACGGACCTGCCGTTCCACGAGTCCGACCTCGCCGAACACAACGGCGACGTCCAGTTGACAGTGGACGCCATGGTCCAGCGGACGGTTGAAGCCATGTACTCCACGGAGAAGTCCAACGAGTACCTGGAAGTCACCTACGCCAACGGCGATACGGAAATGCTCTATTTCAAGGACTTCAATTCAGGCGCCGTAGTCCAGAACGTTGTGGACCGGGCCAAGAAGTACGCGATCAAGGATCTCCTGACCCTCCACCAGAAAGGTCTCCGAATCGAGCACCTGCTGCGTGCCGTGGTGGATGAATTCCGCGAGCACGAGGACATGCCCAACACCACCAACCCGGACGACTGGGCCCGGATCTCAGGTAAGAAGGGCGAGCGGATCACTTACATCCGCACCATCGTGCAGGGTAAGGCAGGCCAGGAGCCCGGCAAGTCCATCGAAACGATGCCGAACACGGGACAGTACCTGTGA
- a CDS encoding tRNA (adenine-N1)-methyltransferase: MSSETAAEAAAPTTGVAANGTQPVGAARRRGPFREGERVQLTDERGRMNTISLESGGAFHTHRGFLNHDEIIGKADGSVVVNNVGQQYQTLRPLLSDFVLSMPRGAAVVYPKDAGQIVTMADIFPGARVVEAGVGSGALSISLLRAVGDNGYLHSFERREEFADIARGNVETIFGGPHPAWKISLGDFQEEVVRSEEPGSVDRVVLDMLAPWECLDAVATVLAPGGVWINYVATVTQLSRTAEAIRADGRFTEPDAWESMVRGWHLEGLAVRPDHRMVAHTGFLLVTRRLADGVTGISVKRRPSKTGFNEEDVNAWTPGAVGERLVSDKKLRRAARDAIAGTNVKDEPEITN; the protein is encoded by the coding sequence ATGAGCAGCGAAACTGCCGCCGAAGCCGCAGCACCAACCACCGGTGTTGCCGCCAATGGCACCCAGCCGGTGGGAGCTGCCCGCCGCCGCGGGCCTTTCCGTGAAGGCGAACGGGTCCAGCTGACCGACGAGCGCGGCCGTATGAACACGATCTCTCTCGAAAGCGGCGGCGCCTTCCACACGCACCGCGGCTTCCTGAACCACGACGAGATCATCGGAAAAGCAGATGGCTCAGTCGTCGTGAACAACGTCGGCCAGCAGTACCAGACGCTGCGCCCCCTCCTCTCGGACTTTGTCCTCTCCATGCCGCGTGGCGCCGCAGTGGTCTACCCGAAGGACGCCGGCCAGATCGTCACCATGGCCGATATCTTCCCCGGCGCCAGGGTTGTTGAAGCCGGCGTTGGCTCCGGAGCGCTGTCCATCTCGCTGCTCCGGGCCGTTGGCGACAACGGCTACCTCCACTCCTTCGAGCGCCGTGAGGAATTTGCGGACATCGCCCGCGGGAATGTGGAAACCATCTTTGGCGGCCCGCACCCGGCGTGGAAGATCTCCCTTGGCGACTTCCAGGAGGAAGTAGTCCGCAGCGAGGAACCCGGATCCGTGGACCGTGTCGTGCTGGACATGCTGGCACCCTGGGAGTGCCTTGATGCCGTCGCCACTGTCCTCGCACCCGGCGGCGTCTGGATCAACTACGTTGCCACGGTCACCCAGCTCTCCCGGACCGCGGAGGCCATCAGGGCCGATGGCCGCTTCACCGAACCCGACGCCTGGGAGTCCATGGTCCGCGGGTGGCACCTTGAGGGCCTGGCTGTCCGTCCGGACCACCGCATGGTGGCCCACACCGGCTTCCTGCTGGTCACCCGCCGGCTTGCCGACGGCGTCACCGGTATCTCCGTCAAGCGCCGCCCCTCCAAGACCGGCTTCAACGAAGAAGACGTCAACGCCTGGACACCCGGTGCCGTCGGCGAACGCCTCGTCTCCGATAAGAAGCTCCGTCGGGCCGCGCGCGATGCCATTGCCGGCACCAACGTCAAGGACGAACCGGAGATCACGAACTAG
- a CDS encoding site-2 protease family protein, with protein MSSQPAPARREGIPLGRIAGIPVILAYSWFVIAAFTVIVYGPLLLEQNPALGISAYYMAFAYALLLLISVLVHELAHALTAKIYGWPTQKIVLNLWGGHTQFENFTATPARSVIVALAGPAANLVLAGGAWVVLSTTSMGTVAEILTNIFMWANFVIGIFNVLPGLPLDGGRIVESAVWKATGSQAKGTVAAGWAGRVIVVALGFWFISRPLLAGETPDFSLLMITVLVGGFLWMGASAAIQQGTLRGRMHLVSAAALAAPAVGIPATAVVADIRRLSPDGSRAVVVCGPDGRPQGVVDPGALAAVPDYAAGTTPATAVSYALAAGAYVPESSQGQELIQYLSQLDGHEYAVVDHHGAVTGLLAQNVVVAAITGKADPSNRHPQGQSR; from the coding sequence ATGAGCTCCCAGCCCGCCCCCGCCCGCCGCGAAGGAATACCGCTCGGCCGGATCGCCGGAATCCCGGTCATTCTGGCCTACTCGTGGTTTGTGATCGCCGCCTTTACCGTCATTGTCTACGGGCCCCTGCTGTTGGAGCAGAATCCGGCACTGGGCATCTCCGCCTACTACATGGCGTTCGCGTACGCCCTGCTGCTTCTGATCTCCGTCCTGGTCCACGAACTGGCGCACGCCCTCACGGCCAAGATCTACGGCTGGCCCACGCAGAAGATCGTGCTGAATCTCTGGGGCGGCCACACCCAGTTTGAGAATTTCACGGCGACGCCGGCGCGCTCGGTCATCGTGGCCTTGGCAGGGCCGGCAGCCAACCTGGTCCTCGCCGGCGGTGCCTGGGTGGTCCTTTCCACCACCAGCATGGGCACCGTGGCCGAGATCCTCACGAACATCTTTATGTGGGCCAACTTCGTCATCGGCATCTTCAACGTCCTGCCCGGACTCCCGCTGGACGGCGGCAGGATCGTTGAGTCGGCCGTCTGGAAAGCAACCGGGAGCCAGGCCAAAGGCACCGTCGCCGCCGGCTGGGCCGGCCGCGTCATCGTGGTGGCCCTGGGCTTCTGGTTCATTTCACGGCCGCTGCTGGCCGGTGAGACACCCGATTTCAGCCTCCTGATGATCACCGTCCTCGTCGGCGGCTTCCTCTGGATGGGTGCGAGCGCCGCAATCCAGCAGGGCACCCTGCGCGGAAGGATGCATCTGGTCAGCGCCGCTGCCCTGGCCGCTCCCGCCGTCGGAATTCCAGCCACCGCGGTGGTGGCGGACATCCGCAGGCTGTCACCGGACGGCTCACGCGCCGTTGTGGTCTGCGGGCCGGATGGACGCCCGCAGGGTGTTGTGGATCCCGGTGCCCTCGCCGCGGTTCCTGACTACGCCGCCGGCACCACGCCTGCCACGGCAGTGTCCTATGCCCTCGCGGCGGGAGCTTACGTACCTGAGTCGTCCCAGGGGCAGGAACTGATCCAGTACCTTTCCCAGCTGGACGGTCACGAATATGCCGTGGTGGACCATCACGGAGCCGTCACCGGCCTTCTGGCGCAGAACGTGGTGGTGGCCGCCATCACCGGCAAGGCTGACCCGTCAAATAGGCATCCGCAGGGTCAAAGCCGGTAG
- a CDS encoding HAD family phosphatase, with translation MRSLPSVSPLRAVLWDMDGTIVDTERYWIAAEHALVEAHGGTWSHGQAMQLVGQSLTYSAGILQAAGVRLERREIIDTLTAEVIRSVRHSVPWRPGARELLDDLHRTGVRCALVTMSEEPLAREIVESLPKPYFEFLVTGDTVTQGKPHPEAYLKAVELLQEADPDLTVDHCVALEDSAPGVAAAVASGVATVAIPHIVPIPDDPRHTIWESLAGRTVSELEAIAAGSLAATAAGSAVLATGTPS, from the coding sequence ATGCGATCCCTACCCTCCGTTTCCCCGCTCAGAGCCGTTCTTTGGGACATGGACGGCACCATTGTGGACACTGAACGCTACTGGATTGCCGCCGAGCATGCCCTCGTTGAAGCGCATGGCGGCACTTGGTCGCACGGGCAGGCCATGCAGCTCGTGGGTCAGTCGCTGACGTATTCGGCCGGAATCCTGCAGGCGGCCGGCGTCCGGCTGGAGCGGCGGGAGATCATCGACACCCTGACCGCTGAGGTCATCAGGAGCGTCCGGCACTCTGTTCCCTGGCGTCCCGGAGCGCGGGAACTGCTGGATGACCTGCACCGCACCGGAGTACGATGCGCGCTGGTGACCATGTCGGAGGAGCCGCTGGCCCGCGAAATTGTGGAAAGTCTGCCCAAGCCTTACTTCGAATTCCTGGTCACGGGGGACACCGTCACCCAGGGCAAGCCGCACCCGGAAGCATACTTGAAGGCAGTGGAGCTGCTTCAGGAAGCGGACCCGGACCTGACCGTGGATCACTGCGTCGCCCTGGAGGACTCCGCGCCGGGAGTGGCTGCTGCTGTGGCCTCGGGCGTCGCCACCGTCGCCATTCCGCACATTGTCCCGATCCCCGACGATCCCAGGCACACCATCTGGGAATCCTTGGCCGGCCGCACCGTTTCCGAGCTGGAGGCCATCGCCGCGGGCAGCCTGGCCGCAACGGCGGCTGGATCTGCAGTGCTCGCGACGGGGACCCCGTCATGA
- a CDS encoding PAC2 family protein, translated as MNSFDGDTAEPGAAPEPEQFLLPVADGERITVMLAAFEGWNDAGEAASDSLRYLNRVWGGKKVASIDADEYYDFQFTRPTVRRNASGERKIKWPSTRIYKASAPDSNVDVIFVQGIEPSYKWRAYTAELLVHAEALKVDYVVLVGALLADVPHSRPIPVSTSSDDAVLRERLNLEASQYEGPVGIVGVLSEVSLLAGLPTVSLWAAVPHYVAQAPSPKAQLALLHRVEELIQVPLDTHELAEEAAAWERGVDELATEDPEIAAYVRQLEEAKDTADLPEASGESIAREFERYLKRRGRDKP; from the coding sequence ATGAATAGCTTCGACGGAGACACCGCGGAACCGGGTGCCGCACCTGAACCGGAGCAGTTCCTGCTGCCAGTGGCGGACGGGGAGCGCATTACTGTGATGCTGGCCGCATTTGAAGGCTGGAACGATGCCGGCGAAGCCGCCAGTGATTCCTTGCGCTACCTGAACAGGGTTTGGGGCGGCAAGAAGGTCGCGTCCATTGACGCCGACGAATACTACGATTTCCAGTTCACGCGTCCTACGGTCCGCAGGAACGCCTCGGGGGAACGCAAGATCAAGTGGCCATCCACACGGATTTACAAGGCCAGTGCGCCGGATTCGAACGTGGACGTCATTTTCGTCCAAGGCATTGAGCCGTCCTACAAGTGGCGGGCCTATACGGCGGAACTGCTAGTCCACGCTGAAGCGCTGAAGGTGGACTACGTGGTCCTGGTGGGGGCCCTTCTGGCAGACGTTCCGCACAGCAGGCCGATTCCGGTCAGCACCTCCTCTGACGACGCTGTGTTGCGGGAACGCCTCAACCTTGAAGCATCCCAGTATGAAGGTCCCGTCGGCATAGTCGGAGTACTGTCCGAAGTGTCCCTCCTGGCGGGCCTTCCGACTGTTTCCCTCTGGGCAGCCGTCCCGCATTACGTGGCCCAGGCCCCGTCACCCAAGGCGCAGCTGGCTCTCCTGCACCGGGTCGAGGAATTGATCCAGGTCCCGCTGGACACGCACGAACTGGCGGAAGAGGCAGCTGCGTGGGAGCGCGGCGTCGATGAGTTGGCTACCGAGGATCCGGAGATCGCCGCGTACGTCCGCCAGCTGGAAGAGGCAAAAGATACGGCCGATCTTCCGGAGGCGAGCGGTGAATCCATCGCGCGGGAGTTTGAGCGCTATCTCAAGCGTCGGGGCCGGGACAAGCCCTAA
- the mshC gene encoding cysteine--1-D-myo-inosityl 2-amino-2-deoxy-alpha-D-glucopyranoside ligase — translation MKSWTSRPVPALPGAMPAIRLFDTAKGSEVTLPAGGEQSMYVCGITPYDATHMGHAASYVAFDLLNRAWRDAGQQVSYVQNVTDVDDPLLERATATGVDWRDLAASQIELFQTDMEALNVLSPDHYVGAVESVDIIVPAIERLVRLGLAYRVPGTAGEPDGDVYYDVEAAGKQSVTPDAWTLGSISRLGEAEMLELFAERGGDPGRAGKRQALDPLLWRVARDGEPSWPGGELGQGRPGWHIECTVIAQRYLPAPFTVQGGGSDLIFPHHEMGAGHAYSLAEVPLARHYAHAGMVGLDGEKMSKSKGNLVLVSKLRAEGEDPAAIRLAILAHHYRSDWSWTADGFEAAKDRLAAWRSAVATSPEGSAPGLIAEMRSALASDLNAPAALEAVDRWAASADSAAAAGSQHDQALVRDALDALLGVVL, via the coding sequence GTGAAATCCTGGACCTCCCGCCCTGTCCCTGCGCTGCCCGGCGCCATGCCTGCCATCCGGCTGTTCGACACCGCAAAGGGGAGCGAGGTCACGCTCCCGGCCGGGGGAGAGCAATCCATGTACGTCTGCGGAATCACTCCCTACGACGCAACCCACATGGGCCATGCGGCCAGCTACGTGGCCTTCGATCTGCTGAACAGGGCCTGGCGTGACGCCGGCCAGCAGGTTTCCTACGTCCAGAACGTCACCGACGTCGACGACCCCCTGCTGGAGCGCGCGACTGCCACCGGTGTGGACTGGCGGGACCTGGCCGCGAGCCAGATTGAACTCTTCCAGACCGACATGGAGGCCCTGAACGTCCTCTCGCCGGACCACTACGTGGGTGCGGTTGAATCAGTCGACATCATTGTTCCGGCCATCGAACGGCTGGTCCGGCTGGGGCTGGCCTACCGCGTCCCTGGTACGGCAGGGGAGCCCGACGGCGACGTCTACTACGACGTCGAAGCTGCCGGCAAGCAGTCGGTCACCCCGGATGCCTGGACCCTTGGCTCGATCTCCCGCCTTGGTGAAGCCGAAATGCTGGAACTGTTCGCCGAACGCGGCGGCGACCCGGGCCGGGCCGGCAAACGGCAGGCCCTGGACCCCCTGCTCTGGCGGGTTGCCCGTGACGGCGAGCCCAGCTGGCCGGGCGGCGAGTTGGGCCAGGGCCGGCCTGGCTGGCACATCGAATGCACGGTCATCGCCCAGCGTTACCTGCCGGCTCCCTTCACCGTCCAGGGCGGCGGCTCTGACCTCATCTTCCCGCACCACGAGATGGGCGCCGGTCACGCCTATTCGCTCGCCGAAGTGCCGCTGGCCCGCCATTATGCCCACGCCGGCATGGTGGGCCTGGACGGCGAAAAGATGAGCAAGTCCAAGGGCAACCTGGTCCTGGTGTCCAAACTTCGGGCCGAGGGAGAAGATCCGGCAGCCATCCGCCTGGCCATCCTGGCCCACCATTACCGTTCAGACTGGTCCTGGACCGCTGACGGCTTTGAGGCTGCGAAGGACCGGCTGGCGGCGTGGCGCAGCGCTGTCGCCACCTCGCCGGAAGGATCCGCCCCCGGCCTGATCGCAGAAATGCGGTCCGCACTTGCATCTGACCTGAACGCACCGGCCGCCCTGGAAGCTGTTGACCGCTGGGCTGCCTCGGCGGACTCCGCCGCGGCAGCGGGCAGCCAGCACGATCAGGCCCTGGTCAGGGACGCCCTGGACGCCTTGCTCGGCGTCGTACTTTAG
- a CDS encoding undecaprenyl-diphosphate phosphatase: MNWFEAALLGLVQGLTEFLPISSSAHLRIVGQFLPNASDPGAAFTAITQLGTETAVVIYFWRDIVRIVKAWAGSLTGKVSRQDPDARMGWLVILGSLPIIVLGLLFQDQIESVLRSLWLVATMLIVFGLFLAVADAIGKQDRDLTQLTYKHGIFYGFAQALALIPGVSRSGGTITAGLLMGYTREAAARYSFLLAIPAVFGSGLYQLYKVVSKEGITGPYGLPETALATVIALVVGYVIIGWFLKFISTRSYRLFVWYRIFLGLALYLLLGFNVISA, from the coding sequence GTGAACTGGTTTGAGGCGGCCCTTCTGGGCCTAGTGCAGGGACTGACCGAATTTCTACCGATTTCATCGAGCGCGCACCTGCGGATTGTGGGGCAGTTCCTGCCCAACGCATCCGATCCCGGAGCCGCGTTTACCGCAATCACGCAGCTTGGTACCGAAACAGCCGTGGTGATCTACTTCTGGCGCGACATCGTGCGGATCGTCAAGGCGTGGGCGGGATCGCTGACCGGAAAAGTCTCCCGGCAGGACCCGGATGCCCGCATGGGCTGGCTGGTGATCCTGGGCAGCCTCCCCATCATCGTGCTGGGTCTGCTGTTCCAGGACCAGATCGAGTCGGTGCTGAGGAGCCTGTGGCTCGTAGCCACCATGCTGATCGTCTTCGGGCTCTTTCTGGCCGTGGCCGACGCGATCGGAAAGCAGGACCGGGACCTCACCCAGCTCACCTACAAACACGGCATTTTTTACGGCTTCGCCCAGGCCCTGGCTCTTATTCCCGGTGTGTCGCGATCCGGCGGCACTATCACCGCAGGTCTCCTAATGGGCTACACACGCGAAGCCGCCGCGCGGTATTCGTTCCTCCTGGCTATCCCGGCGGTGTTCGGCAGCGGCCTTTACCAGCTGTACAAAGTGGTCTCCAAGGAAGGCATTACCGGCCCCTACGGCCTTCCGGAGACGGCGCTGGCCACCGTCATCGCCTTGGTAGTGGGCTACGTGATCATCGGCTGGTTCCTCAAGTTCATTTCCACCCGAAGCTACCGGCTCTTCGTCTGGTACCGGATCTTCCTGGGCCTGGCCCTGTATCTTTTGCTCGGTTTCAATGTCATCAGCGCCTAG
- a CDS encoding aldo/keto reductase, with amino-acid sequence MQQRYVGNSGLRVSALSLGTMSWSGDTDEQDASEILRTFIDGGGKLIDTAASYADGRAEAMIGSLLGDVVSRTEVCISTKAGMSTSDGRRTVDTSRNAMLTGLDASLARLGTDYVDIWFAQAWDGNVPLDETLSALEFALRSGRARYAGISNFNGWQSAKAAAVAGFPLVAAQAEYSLLQRKAEAELVPAVEDAGLGLMAWAPLGRGVLTGKYRGAIPADSRAARTDSAPYVEPYLEAQPSSVVEAVAMAAKGLGRTPLDVSLSWLLSQHGVATAIVGPRTPVQAKEIMAAQLTRLPPEIARALEDVSLPG; translated from the coding sequence ATGCAGCAGCGTTACGTCGGCAACAGTGGATTGCGAGTCTCCGCCCTTTCCCTCGGCACCATGTCCTGGTCCGGCGATACCGACGAACAGGACGCCTCGGAGATATTGCGGACATTTATCGATGGTGGCGGAAAACTCATAGATACCGCGGCGTCTTACGCCGACGGCCGCGCCGAGGCGATGATCGGCTCTCTCCTGGGTGACGTCGTCTCCCGCACCGAAGTCTGCATTTCCACCAAGGCGGGGATGTCGACGTCGGACGGCCGCCGCACGGTGGACACGTCGCGCAACGCGATGCTCACCGGACTGGACGCCAGCCTGGCAAGGCTGGGGACTGACTACGTGGATATCTGGTTTGCCCAGGCATGGGACGGCAACGTCCCGCTGGACGAGACCCTGTCCGCACTTGAATTCGCGCTCCGGAGCGGCCGCGCCCGCTATGCGGGCATCTCCAACTTCAACGGGTGGCAAAGCGCCAAGGCCGCGGCGGTGGCCGGATTTCCGCTCGTAGCCGCGCAGGCTGAATATTCACTCCTGCAGCGAAAGGCGGAAGCGGAACTGGTTCCCGCCGTCGAAGATGCCGGCCTGGGGCTGATGGCCTGGGCTCCGCTGGGACGCGGCGTCCTGACCGGCAAGTACCGCGGCGCCATTCCCGCCGATTCCCGGGCGGCAAGAACAGACTCCGCACCCTACGTAGAGCCGTACCTGGAGGCGCAGCCGTCCAGCGTGGTGGAAGCCGTGGCCATGGCGGCCAAGGGCCTGGGCCGGACACCGCTGGATGTCTCGCTGAGCTGGCTGTTGTCCCAGCATGGCGTGGCCACGGCCATCGTCGGGCCCAGGACTCCCGTGCAGGCGAAAGAAATCATGGCCGCCCAACTGACGAGGCTGCCGCCCGAAATTGCCCGCGCGCTCGAGGACGTTTCCCTGCCCGGCTGA